Proteins from a genomic interval of Ndongobacter massiliensis:
- a CDS encoding nucleoside triphosphate pyrophosphatase, giving the protein MEKNRMILLASNSPRRRELLQWLNRPFRVCPAAIDERHVQKTLPAEVSGDRFAFLVSSLAQEKAHAVAVTKAQPGDLVIGADTIVVCDQQVYGKPRNRKEAQKMLWALSGKTHLVYTGVAIFDAQEDCLCHFAEHAAVRFYPLDAFQKAQIEAYLDTDEPYDKAGAYAIQGRGALLIEALTGDYYTVMGLPIARLARCLDALSSQQRNE; this is encoded by the coding sequence ATGGAGAAAAATCGCATGATCCTCCTGGCAAGCAACTCCCCTCGACGCCGTGAATTATTGCAGTGGCTCAACCGACCTTTTCGTGTTTGTCCGGCTGCAATTGATGAACGGCATGTGCAAAAAACATTGCCCGCCGAGGTGTCCGGAGACCGTTTCGCTTTTCTTGTTTCCTCGCTTGCACAGGAAAAAGCCCACGCTGTCGCGGTAACAAAAGCCCAACCTGGTGATCTGGTAATCGGTGCCGACACGATAGTCGTATGTGACCAACAGGTGTATGGAAAGCCACGAAATCGCAAGGAAGCGCAGAAGATGCTATGGGCGCTGAGTGGAAAGACCCACTTGGTGTACACCGGTGTCGCAATTTTTGATGCGCAGGAAGACTGCCTGTGTCATTTTGCGGAACATGCCGCCGTGCGTTTTTATCCCCTTGATGCTTTTCAGAAAGCACAAATCGAAGCCTATCTCGATACCGACGAACCCTATGACAAAGCGGGCGCCTATGCCATTCAGGGGCGCGGCGCGCTGCTGATTGAAGCCCTCACGGGCGATTACTATACCGTCATGGGGCTTCCAATCGCCCGCTTGGCGCGCTGTCTTGATGCACTGTCCTCTCAACAGCGGAACGAATGA
- the codB gene encoding cytosine permease — translation MKSNTSVSTDSEFSQVRVPASAKQGFWQIAFIMVGFTFFSPSMMAGGRLGLGLTFAQFVLAVVLGNAFLALYTGILAYISQKTGMTLDLLARRAFGEKGSQVCSALISITQMGWFGVGVAMFAIPVGNLLGISPYILVAIVGALMTLTAALGVKALAIFGGIAVPLIALLGSYSVTLAAQQAGGFFQMFSEHPAEPLSMTAALGIVIANFISGGTATPNFARFGKSAKSAVGATVLAFFVGNIIMFVFGAAGAAVYQEPDIFNVLILQGLTIPAILTLGLNIWSTNNNALYTAGLGFSNITKKSMKTTTILGGVLGTVLAVYLYNNFVGYLSVLGSMIPPVGVVLSIHYFRHREQYLEDSTENAPLFSAPALVAVAFGIVAGLFLPVGIPALNALVASGVSFLIGDHFFTVPVQKPVAADLE, via the coding sequence ATGAAATCAAACACTTCTGTTTCAACGGACAGCGAATTTTCGCAAGTCCGCGTTCCAGCGAGTGCCAAACAGGGATTTTGGCAGATCGCTTTTATTATGGTCGGCTTTACCTTTTTCTCACCGAGTATGATGGCCGGCGGAAGACTCGGACTCGGTCTTACCTTCGCACAATTTGTCCTTGCCGTTGTTCTCGGCAATGCATTTCTTGCATTATACACGGGCATTCTCGCCTACATCAGTCAAAAAACCGGCATGACCCTCGATTTGCTGGCGCGGCGCGCCTTTGGGGAAAAGGGCTCGCAAGTATGCTCCGCCTTGATTTCCATCACGCAAATGGGCTGGTTCGGGGTTGGCGTCGCCATGTTCGCCATTCCCGTCGGAAATTTGTTGGGCATTTCACCCTATATCCTCGTTGCCATCGTCGGTGCACTCATGACTCTGACCGCCGCGCTCGGCGTAAAGGCCTTGGCGATATTCGGCGGCATTGCCGTTCCGTTGATCGCTCTTTTGGGCAGCTATTCCGTTACGTTAGCGGCACAGCAGGCCGGCGGATTTTTTCAAATGTTCAGTGAACATCCCGCTGAACCGCTCTCTATGACCGCCGCGCTGGGTATTGTCATAGCAAACTTTATCTCCGGCGGAACCGCCACGCCGAACTTTGCACGTTTTGGGAAAAGCGCGAAAAGTGCGGTCGGCGCCACCGTCCTCGCCTTTTTCGTCGGCAACATCATCATGTTTGTGTTCGGCGCTGCCGGCGCCGCTGTCTACCAGGAGCCGGATATCTTTAATGTCCTCATTTTGCAAGGGCTGACCATCCCCGCCATTCTGACCTTGGGATTAAACATCTGGTCCACGAATAACAATGCGCTCTACACCGCCGGCCTGGGCTTTTCCAATATCACCAAAAAATCGATGAAAACCACAACAATTCTGGGCGGCGTTTTGGGAACCGTCCTTGCCGTCTATCTCTACAACAACTTTGTCGGCTACCTGTCCGTGTTGGGTAGCATGATTCCGCCCGTTGGCGTGGTGCTGAGCATTCACTATTTCCGCCATCGCGAACAATATCTGGAAGACAGCACGGAAAATGCACCGCTCTTTTCCGCACCGGCACTGGTTGCCGTTGCCTTTGGCATCGTTGCGGGACTCTTTCTCCCGGTCGGCATTCCCGCATTGAATGCATTGGTTGCCTCCGGCGTCAGTTTTCTAATAGGGGATCATTTTTTCACTGTCCCCGTGCAAAAGCCCGTCGCGGCCGATCTGGAATAA
- the nrdD gene encoding anaerobic ribonucleoside-triphosphate reductase yields the protein MKTAEFSSNVKTDNFGSVAVDETRDIFSGKGTPVAIEVIKRDGRQVPFEREKITQAILKAMHSSAGVYQPGQAERIAEEIEQFARSMPTPVTIYGIEEQVYYKLVQYGNPATAKAYESYRSVQAYKRQMNTIDDDIVGILNRSNVGVLDENSNKDAKIVSTQRDLIAGEVSKDIARRKLMPTDIVLAHDSGAIHFHDMDYIIQPMFNCCLVNLEDMLKNGTVINGKKIDTPRSFQVACTVTTQIIAQVASGQYGGQSINGVDRILAPYVRKSYDKYLKAVVEEQREVYGIEPDLEKAKQIAWKRTRKEVKDGIQTIQYQINTLMTTNGQAPFVTLFMHFMPDYEYVREAALIQEEILKQRLEGIKNEADVYVTPAFPKLIYVLDEHNVHPDSPYYYLTELAAKCTAKRMYPDYISAKRMREYYEGNVFSPMGCRSFLAPWKNEAGEYVFDGRFNMGVVSLNLPQIGILCEGNEEDFWKLLEKRLALAKKALLFRYDLLKDITSDVSPIHWQHGAIARLKPGEKVAPLLQGGYATISLGYIGLYEATKLVRGVSHTDPHGKDFALAVMDRLKEAVDTWKAETGLGFALYGTPAESLTHRFCQIDRQRFGSIPDVTDKGYYTNSYHVDVREEISVFDKFDFEAQFQERSKGGMISYAEIPNMLNNPRAVETLVRYIYDHIPYAEFNTKSDYCHVCGFDGEIKVNEDNQWECPNCHNKDRSKLTVIRRTCGYLGENFWNEGRTKEISSRVLHI from the coding sequence ATGAAAACCGCAGAATTTTCGTCGAACGTGAAAACGGACAACTTCGGCAGCGTCGCCGTGGACGAAACGAGAGACATATTTTCAGGCAAGGGGACGCCGGTTGCCATTGAAGTCATTAAACGCGATGGGCGGCAGGTGCCCTTTGAAAGAGAAAAAATTACGCAGGCGATCTTGAAGGCAATGCATTCATCCGCCGGGGTTTATCAGCCGGGACAGGCGGAGCGCATTGCCGAGGAAATTGAGCAGTTTGCCCGATCCATGCCGACACCGGTCACGATTTACGGCATTGAGGAGCAGGTGTACTACAAGCTCGTGCAATACGGCAATCCGGCGACGGCAAAGGCGTATGAGAGTTATCGCTCCGTTCAGGCGTACAAGCGCCAAATGAACACGATTGATGACGATATCGTGGGCATTTTGAACCGCTCGAATGTCGGCGTTCTGGATGAAAATTCCAATAAGGATGCGAAGATCGTCAGCACACAGCGCGATCTCATTGCCGGTGAAGTGTCGAAGGATATTGCACGTCGGAAGCTGATGCCGACGGATATTGTATTAGCCCATGATTCCGGTGCCATTCATTTCCACGACATGGACTACATCATTCAGCCGATGTTCAATTGCTGCCTGGTCAACTTGGAAGATATGTTAAAAAACGGTACGGTGATCAACGGCAAGAAGATTGATACGCCGCGCAGTTTTCAGGTGGCGTGTACGGTAACGACGCAGATTATCGCCCAAGTTGCCAGCGGGCAATACGGCGGGCAGAGCATCAACGGCGTCGATCGCATTTTGGCGCCCTATGTGCGAAAAAGCTACGATAAATACCTGAAAGCCGTTGTCGAAGAACAGCGCGAGGTGTACGGCATTGAACCGGATCTGGAAAAGGCGAAGCAGATTGCCTGGAAGCGCACGCGCAAGGAAGTCAAGGACGGGATTCAGACGATTCAGTACCAGATCAACACGTTGATGACGACGAACGGCCAGGCACCTTTTGTGACCCTGTTCATGCACTTTATGCCGGACTACGAATATGTCCGTGAAGCGGCGTTGATTCAGGAAGAAATCCTGAAGCAGCGTCTGGAAGGCATTAAGAATGAGGCGGATGTGTATGTGACGCCGGCATTCCCGAAGCTGATTTACGTGCTGGATGAGCACAATGTGCACCCGGATTCGCCATACTACTACCTGACGGAATTGGCGGCAAAATGCACGGCAAAGCGCATGTATCCGGATTATATTTCCGCCAAGCGGATGCGCGAATATTACGAAGGAAATGTCTTTTCGCCCATGGGTTGCCGTTCCTTCCTCGCTCCTTGGAAGAATGAAGCCGGGGAATATGTATTCGACGGTCGGTTTAATATGGGCGTGGTCAGCTTGAATTTGCCGCAGATCGGTATCCTCTGTGAAGGCAATGAAGAGGATTTCTGGAAGTTGTTGGAGAAGCGGTTGGCGCTGGCGAAAAAGGCGCTATTGTTCCGCTACGACCTGTTGAAGGACATTACGAGTGACGTCAGCCCGATTCACTGGCAGCATGGGGCCATCGCCCGTCTCAAACCGGGTGAGAAGGTGGCGCCGCTGCTCCAAGGGGGCTATGCGACCATTTCCTTGGGCTACATCGGTTTGTACGAGGCGACCAAGCTGGTGCGCGGCGTCTCCCACACGGATCCGCATGGCAAGGACTTTGCGCTGGCGGTAATGGACCGATTAAAAGAAGCGGTCGACACGTGGAAGGCGGAAACCGGATTGGGCTTTGCGCTTTACGGAACGCCGGCGGAGAGCTTGACGCATCGCTTCTGTCAAATTGATCGGCAGCGCTTCGGCTCCATTCCCGATGTTACGGATAAGGGATATTACACGAATTCCTATCATGTCGATGTGCGCGAAGAGATCAGCGTCTTTGATAAATTTGACTTTGAAGCGCAGTTTCAGGAGCGCTCAAAGGGCGGCATGATCAGTTACGCGGAAATTCCGAATATGCTGAACAACCCGCGTGCCGTTGAGACGCTGGTGCGCTACATCTACGACCACATTCCGTATGCGGAATTCAACACGAAGAGCGATTATTGTCACGTGTGCGGTTTCGACGGAGAGATCAAAGTCAATGAAGATAACCAGTGGGAGTGTCCGAATTGCCACAATAAGGACCGCTCCAAACTGACCGTCATTCGACGCACCTGTGGTTATTTGGGAGAAAATTTCTGGAATGAAGGACGCACAAAAGAAATTTCCTCCCGTGTGCTGCACATTTAA
- a CDS encoding Na/Pi cotransporter family protein has translation MDIWYIVGMLGGLSLFLYGMNSMGNGLELIAGGRMQGILDKLTTKRMMGIGVGIVITAVIQSSSATTVMVVGFVNSGLMNLTQAINVIMGANIGTTVTGQLIALNISSFAPLIAFVGLIFTMSKVVKRQYIGKIIIGLGFLFMGLNIMSESMAPLKDSPAFVGWMQGISNPLYGVAIGAIFTAIIQSSSASVGVLQALALQGLVPFHTALYIVLGQNIGTCITSVLASIGAKPVAKQAALSHVLFNTIGTLFFIAASFFLPIEEWIIHLSPDDPMRQIANLHTIFNLTTTVFLFPFSDYLASLSSAIIHIKPGDAYNERRLLYVQPGNFADHVVLFANLKSEILRMLSITRDTFADAVSSFDSFDDARAAKVFENVQTIHFLNKEMTKVNVELLSNHLGQQQSETLTDYLRILSNLDRCGDYTLHLTELARSGESRSISYSETAHKEIRAMNDIVMGLFQGIAEEVKSGDLVLRDVYSTKYQLDSTVETCRDQHLTRMREGHCGIEAGLNYDKFLSYLSRIAEHLVQVADAFSGA, from the coding sequence ATGGATATCTGGTACATTGTTGGAATGTTGGGGGGACTTTCCCTTTTCCTATACGGAATGAATTCAATGGGCAACGGGTTGGAGCTAATCGCTGGCGGACGCATGCAAGGCATCCTTGATAAGCTGACAACCAAGCGTATGATGGGCATCGGCGTCGGTATTGTCATTACCGCTGTGATTCAAAGCTCCTCCGCCACCACCGTCATGGTCGTCGGTTTCGTAAACTCGGGGCTGATGAATCTGACACAGGCGATCAATGTCATCATGGGGGCAAACATCGGTACCACGGTCACCGGACAGCTGATTGCCCTGAATATCTCTTCCTTTGCCCCGCTCATCGCTTTCGTCGGCCTGATTTTCACAATGAGTAAAGTCGTCAAGCGGCAATACATTGGAAAAATCATCATCGGTCTCGGTTTTCTCTTTATGGGTCTTAATATTATGAGCGAGAGTATGGCTCCGTTGAAAGACTCCCCCGCGTTTGTGGGCTGGATGCAGGGCATTTCCAATCCGCTCTACGGGGTCGCCATCGGTGCCATTTTTACTGCCATTATTCAGAGCTCATCGGCATCGGTCGGTGTGCTGCAGGCGTTGGCATTGCAGGGACTTGTTCCCTTTCATACCGCTTTGTACATCGTCCTTGGGCAAAATATCGGGACATGCATCACTTCGGTATTGGCCTCCATCGGCGCCAAACCCGTTGCAAAACAGGCCGCCCTGTCTCACGTATTGTTTAACACCATCGGCACCCTGTTTTTCATCGCCGCTTCCTTCTTTCTCCCCATTGAAGAATGGATCATCCACCTATCCCCGGACGATCCGATGCGCCAAATTGCAAATCTACATACGATCTTCAACCTCACCACGACGGTGTTTCTCTTTCCTTTTTCCGATTATCTCGCTTCCCTCTCTTCCGCCATCATTCACATCAAGCCGGGCGATGCTTACAACGAGCGGCGCCTGCTCTACGTACAGCCCGGCAACTTTGCCGACCATGTCGTTCTGTTCGCCAATCTGAAGTCGGAAATCTTGCGCATGCTGTCGATTACACGCGACACCTTTGCCGATGCGGTTTCTTCTTTTGACTCTTTCGACGATGCACGTGCCGCGAAGGTTTTTGAAAATGTGCAAACCATTCATTTTCTCAACAAAGAGATGACGAAAGTCAATGTTGAACTGTTATCCAACCACCTTGGGCAGCAACAATCGGAGACACTTACCGATTATCTGCGCATTCTTTCCAATCTAGATCGATGCGGTGACTACACGCTGCACTTAACGGAGTTGGCGCGTTCCGGGGAAAGCCGAAGCATTTCTTACAGTGAAACCGCCCACAAGGAAATCCGGGCCATGAACGACATCGTAATGGGGCTTTTCCAAGGCATTGCCGAAGAAGTGAAAAGCGGCGACTTGGTGCTGCGCGACGTATATTCAACGAAGTATCAGCTGGACAGTACGGTGGAAACTTGCCGCGATCAGCACCTCACGCGCATGCGGGAAGGGCACTGCGGCATAGAGGCGGGGCTCAACTATGACAAATTCCTCAGCTACCTGTCTCGTATTGCCGAACACCTTGTACAGGTCGCAGACGCCTTTTCCGGTGCCTAA
- a CDS encoding YitT family protein gives MLKKLEDFMQLQIRDLLYMAGGCALMAFAVVNIHIPAQITEGGILGLSLFFYKVLGWDPGWMSPLLDFLCYLIGFSLLGRKFIKRALFATLSYSLSFSLFHRIGPVLPSLIDHPFLASLLGGLCIGIGCSVVVLRGAAAGGDDALALVMEKHTPLKLGLCYFLSDFIVLSMSLIYLPFTHIAWSLVTTTISSWTISRVEELAEASAASA, from the coding sequence ATGCTGAAAAAATTGGAAGACTTTATGCAATTGCAAATCCGTGACCTGCTGTATATGGCAGGCGGTTGTGCGCTGATGGCCTTTGCTGTCGTCAACATCCACATTCCTGCGCAAATCACGGAAGGCGGAATTCTCGGACTTTCCCTGTTCTTTTACAAAGTATTGGGCTGGGATCCCGGGTGGATGAGTCCGCTGCTCGACTTCTTATGCTATCTGATCGGATTTTCTCTGTTAGGACGAAAGTTCATTAAAAGGGCGCTCTTCGCAACATTGAGCTATTCGCTGTCCTTTTCTCTTTTCCACCGCATCGGACCCGTGCTGCCCAGTCTGATTGATCACCCCTTCCTTGCCTCTTTACTTGGGGGATTATGCATTGGCATCGGCTGCTCGGTCGTCGTTTTACGCGGTGCCGCCGCCGGTGGCGATGATGCGCTCGCCCTGGTAATGGAAAAGCACACACCGCTGAAATTGGGACTCTGTTATTTTCTGTCGGATTTCATCGTGCTATCCATGTCTCTAATCTATCTGCCATTCACACATATCGCTTGGTCGCTTGTGACGACGACGATTTCGTCGTGGACGATCAGCCGGGTCGAAGAACTGGCAGAAGCCTCTGCGGCAAGCGCCTGA
- the codA gene encoding cytosine deaminase translates to MLFINARIENAKEVSAFRVEDEKFVEMGPSLAPKEGEEVVDLHGKLVLPPFVEPHVHLDSALTAGNPRWNIKGTLFEGIQIWSEYKPTLTKKNIKERVHAAIRRQAANGIQFVRTHVDCTDPTLIATEAILEVKEEVKDWVEVQLVAFPQEGICSFPNGKQLLENSIRLGADAVGAIPHFEFTHEYAVESLHIAMELAEKYDRLVDVHCDEIDDPASRGLETLAMLALESGLRERVTASHTTAMHSYNNAYCQRLFRLLGMSDINFIANPLINTHLQGRIDTYPKRRGITRVPELLANGNNVAFGHDDIQDPWYPMGDGNSLDVVHLGLHVTQMMGYEQILNSYRFVTHNAARCLHLQERYGLEVGKPANFIVLNAENFYDALNLHAEVLLSVHRGRKIAETKPKEKSVLF, encoded by the coding sequence ATGCTCTTTATTAACGCACGCATCGAAAATGCCAAGGAAGTCTCCGCCTTTCGCGTCGAAGACGAAAAATTTGTTGAAATGGGCCCATCCCTTGCCCCCAAAGAAGGCGAAGAAGTCGTCGACCTCCACGGAAAGCTTGTCCTACCGCCCTTTGTCGAGCCGCATGTACATCTGGACAGCGCTTTAACAGCAGGCAATCCGCGCTGGAATATCAAGGGAACCCTGTTTGAAGGCATTCAGATTTGGAGCGAATACAAGCCCACGTTGACGAAAAAGAATATTAAAGAGCGCGTCCATGCGGCCATTCGCCGGCAGGCAGCCAACGGCATTCAATTTGTGCGCACGCATGTGGACTGCACCGATCCCACGCTGATCGCCACCGAAGCGATTTTAGAAGTAAAAGAAGAAGTTAAGGATTGGGTGGAAGTACAGTTGGTCGCTTTCCCGCAAGAAGGCATCTGCAGCTTCCCGAACGGAAAACAGTTGCTGGAAAACTCTATCCGTCTTGGTGCCGATGCCGTCGGTGCCATTCCGCACTTCGAATTTACGCATGAATACGCCGTTGAGTCGCTGCATATTGCCATGGAACTGGCGGAAAAATATGACCGCCTCGTCGATGTGCACTGTGATGAAATCGACGACCCTGCCTCGCGCGGACTGGAAACCCTCGCCATGCTTGCACTGGAGTCCGGCTTAAGAGAGCGCGTCACCGCCAGCCACACCACCGCCATGCACAGCTACAACAATGCATACTGCCAGCGACTCTTTCGTCTTTTGGGCATGAGCGACATCAACTTTATCGCCAATCCGCTGATCAACACCCATTTGCAGGGACGTATCGACACCTACCCGAAACGACGCGGTATCACGCGCGTTCCCGAGCTTTTGGCAAACGGCAATAATGTCGCCTTCGGACACGACGATATTCAGGATCCTTGGTACCCCATGGGCGACGGAAACAGTTTGGATGTGGTCCATCTGGGCCTCCACGTGACGCAAATGATGGGTTATGAACAGATCCTCAACAGCTATCGCTTTGTCACACATAATGCGGCTCGCTGTCTGCATCTGCAGGAGCGCTACGGACTGGAAGTCGGAAAACCGGCCAACTTTATCGTCCTGAATGCTGAAAACTTCTACGATGCGCTGAATCTGCACGCGGAAGTACTGCTTTCGGTGCATCGCGGGCGCAAAATCGCGGAAACCAAGCCGAAGGAAAAATCGGTGCTGTTTTAG
- the nrdG gene encoding anaerobic ribonucleoside-triphosphate reductase activating protein produces MRYAQIRPFDVANGVGVRTTIFVTGCTNHCPSCFNPSYQDFSFGEVWTEKETETVIGYLKKPVVAGLTLLGGEPMQNLELTKIVRKIRAAVDTNIWVYSGYTYEQILADPAKKALLDECDVLVDGLFVEALLDLKLKFRGSSNQRILDIKRSEEAGHPVEVELP; encoded by the coding sequence ATGCGCTATGCACAAATTCGCCCCTTCGATGTGGCCAATGGGGTGGGCGTACGCACGACAATCTTTGTAACAGGCTGTACAAACCATTGTCCCTCTTGCTTTAATCCTTCGTATCAAGACTTTTCTTTTGGCGAGGTATGGACGGAAAAAGAGACAGAAACGGTCATCGGCTACTTGAAAAAACCCGTCGTCGCCGGGCTGACGCTGCTCGGCGGGGAGCCCATGCAGAATCTGGAGTTGACGAAGATCGTCCGAAAGATTCGCGCGGCGGTGGATACGAACATCTGGGTGTATTCGGGTTATACCTATGAACAAATTCTTGCCGATCCCGCAAAAAAAGCCTTGTTGGATGAATGCGACGTTTTGGTCGACGGACTCTTTGTCGAGGCGCTGCTGGATCTGAAGCTGAAATTTCGAGGCAGTTCCAATCAGCGGATCCTAGACATTAAGCGTTCGGAAGAAGCGGGACATCCGGTGGAAGTGGAATTGCCATAA